The nucleotide window ACGACCTTGTAGACATGGCTCGTGCGGACGTCATCGAAGAGCCAGTAGCCCTCGGGCACCCACAGCGGCCCCTCCGTGAACACGAACCCCGTGGCCAGGCGCTGAGCCTCACCAGCCTCAACAATCCCAACGAGTCCCTCATCCATGGTCATGCTCCTCTCACGCGGGCGTCACGCCCATCGTCTCAGCCAGGAGGTGTAGCTGGCCCAAGTCCAGGTTGGAGATCTCAATGGCAAGTGTCACCTCGGAAGCCTCCGCCTCGCCGAACTCTCGGAGGGCCACGTCCACCTCTTCCGGCTCGCCGCAGATGGCCGACCGCTCCACGCTGAAGTTGGGGCCGTAGTAGGTGTTCCAGTGCGCCCGCGCCAACTCGAGGGCCCTCTCCCGGCTCGGGTCGATGCTGACGTTGATGAGCTTGCCGAACCCCAGCGTATCCGGGTCCCGGCCCTGCTCCGCAGCGAAGTCACGCACGCGCTTGACCCCGTCGACGAAGGTGTCCGCCGGCATACCCCCCGGCCCGACCCAGCCGTCGGCGATGCCCGCAAGCCGGCGGTGCATCGCCTCGCTGGCGCCGCCGAACCAAATGGGTACGCCGGGCTTCTGAGCGGGCCGCGGCGTCATCGTCCCGCCCTCGATGCGGTGGAAGTTGCCCTCGTACTCAACGTCCTCCTCGGCCCACAGCCTGCGCATGATCGCGACGTTCTCGCGAAGGTGCGTCACACGCTTGTTCATCGGCACGCCGAGGCTGTTGAACTCGGCCTCCGAGCCGCCGATGGAGACGCCGAGCGTCAGCCGCCCGCCGGAGAGGTGGTCGAGAGATGAGGCCGCCTTCGCCAGCAGCACCGGGTTGCGGTATGCGGTCAGCATGACCGCCGTGCCCAAACGGACACGCGTCGTCTGCGCGGCCACCCACGTCAGCATGGTCAGCGGGTCCAGGATGTCGACGCGGTAGAAGACGTGGTCGCCCACCCAGATTGAGTGGAAGCCGAGCGCCTCCGCCTCAAGCACATAGCTGCGCAGGGCGTCGGTGTCGCAGGGGTGAATGGACGGGATGCGTAGCCCGATGTTGACGGTGTCTGCCACAGGATCCTCCCTCTTCGCCGGCCGAGGCCCTCGGCGTCAGCGGCCAGAAGGAGGGCCGTCCGCCTCGGGGTTGTCGTTTGCGCGAATGTCGTCGTCGGGAGGCAGGGCGCCTTCCGGCGACGGTTGGTCTTCGGAGTCGGTGTCGGGCCCGTCTTCAGAGAAGGTCGGCTGCGCCATCATGTTCTCGATCGCGGGCGCGCCGGCGACGCTCAGCGCCGTCCAAAGCTGCCCGACGAACCCCTCCATGTCTTTCGGCCTGATGATGACGCCAGCCTTGTTGACCCGCCGGATGAAGATGCCGGAGGTGAGCGGCACGCGAACGATGTTGACGTCAAAGATCGCCTCGAACGGCACCGCGAGAATGCGGGGTTGGCCGTACATTACGACAAGCCGGTCTGCCATGACGTGGTAGTGCCGCGGCGTGGTGAACCAGTACACCAGGCCCACAACGAGGCCAAGCGCTGCCAGGAAGACCTCTCCGGTCCAGAGCCCAAAGATGACAACACCTATGGCGATGTAGAAGTTGATCATCTGGAAGAATGATCGGTCGTGAGGGGCGCTGAATACGGGCATGTCCTGTTCTTGCATGGGACAAGTGTACCACGTTCTCGCAATAAATCGACGGTTGGCCGAATCGAACTTTACAGTCCCTGCGACTCCCTCCACCGGCGCACGTCCTCTGCGTGCAGCCGCCAGTGGCCGTACGCGTCCAGCCGAAGCCGCTTGAGGAAGCGTCCCTCGCTGGCGTAGGCAGACTCAGGCACGCGGTCGAGCAGCGCCAGGAGCCGCTGGTGCGTCGCCTCCATCTCCAGCCGCAGCCGCTCCAGGCTGAATTGGCTCTTGGCCGCCTGCTGGCGCGCGTTGAACGCGTCGATGCCGCCCTGGCTGGCGTACCGCGGAAGCCTGCCGCCCACGACGATGACCGGCAGCGCCTTGAGCGCCTCCTCTTCCCACGTGGTGATGTGGGCGATAATGTCCCGCACGGACCATACGCCAACAGCCCCGGGCTCGACGACTGCCTCGTCCGGCAGGCCGGAGATGGCGTCCTGCAGCTCCTGCCACCCGGCATTGAGCCGCCGGAAGAGCGCTTCCTTATGCATCGTTGCCGACCCTCCATCCCACGGCCTGCGGACCCCTGCCCAATCGGTTGGCAAGACCGACGAAGTACGTCAATGCCTCCGGATTGGCCATGGATGCGGCCGCCGCGACCTCCTCCGCGGACGCACCCTGAAGGATACGCTTCACCGGCACCTCTATCTTCTTCCCATTCAGTGTTCGGGGCACCGCCGGGGCGGCGTAGACGTCGTTGGGCACGTGCCTCGGCGACAGCGCCGACCTGATCCGCTCCTTGACGCGTGCCGTCAGCGCCTCATCGAGCGTGACGCCTTCCCGCATCACGAGAAACAGCAGCAGTTGCCCCTCCGCCCCCAGGGCGCTCGTGTCGACCACCAGGCTATCGGCCACCTCGGGGAACTCCTCCACGACGCTGTAGAACTCGCTGGTGCCCATGCGCACGCCGCCGCGGTTCAGCGTGGAGTCGGACCGGCCGTAGATGACGCAGCTTCCGCGCTCCGTCACCTTCACCCAGTCTCCATGCCGCCAGATGCCGGGGTACATGCCGAAGTAGCTCTCGTGGTGCTTGCTGCCGTCGGCGTCGCCCCAGAGGAAGATGGGCATCGACGGCATCGGCGCCGTGACGACAAGCTCGCCCACACGCTCTACTCCCGGTTGCCCTGCCTCGTCGAACGACTCCAGCGCCACGCCGAGCTCGCGGCATTGCAACTCACCCGCGTGTACAGGCAGTATCGGGCACGGTCCCGCCTGCGCCGTGCAGATGTCGGTCCCGCCGCTCGCCGAGCCGAGCACCACGTCGCGCTTGACGTGCTCGTACACCCAGCCGAAGGACTCCGGCGGCAGCGGCGACGCAGTCGAGCCGATTCCTCGCAGCGCGCTCAAGTCGAAGTCGCAACCGGGCTCCACGGCGGCCTTTGCGCAGGCGGCAAGGAACGGCGCGCTCGTCCCGAAATAGGTGATGCCCGTGTCCTGCGCCAGCCGCCACAGCGCGTTCATGTCGGGGTGGCCGGGGCTGCCGTCGTAGAGGACGCATGTCGCGCCCACTAGCAGGCCGCCCACCAGCACGTTCCACATCATCCACCCGGTTGTGCTGAACCAGAAGAAACGGTCGTCCTCTGTGAGGTCGAAGTGGAAGGCAAGCGTCTTGAAGTGCTCGACAAGAATGCCGCCGTGGCTCTGCACGATGGCCTTCGGCAGCCCGGTAGTGCCGGACGAGTACAGAACCCACAGCGGATGGTCGAAGGGCACCGGCTCGAAAGTGAGCTCCGCGTCCTCGCCCAGCAACTCCTCCCACCGCATCGCGCCCCCCGGCAGCGCGCGCCCGCCGATGTTCTCGACAACGACCATTGCCCGCAGCCCCGGCAGGCTCCGTCGCACATCCTCCGACACCGCCGTGCGGTCGAACTCGCGCCCGCCGTAGCGGTACCCGTCGACGGTGATCAGCACGGTAGGCTCAATTTGCTGGAAGCGGTCCACCACGCTGCGTTCACCAAAGTCCGGTGAGCACGACGACCACACAGCCCCAATGCTGGCGGTCGCAAGGAAGGCGATGACGGCCTCGGGGACGTTGGGCAGATACGCCGCAACCCGGTCGCCGCGCCCGACGCCAAGCCGCCGCAGCCCCGCCGCGACGGACGCCACCTGCCTGTAGAGCTCATCGTAGGTCATCTCGCCGCCGGGGCCGTCCTCGTTGCGCCACAGCAGCGCGACATGCTCATCGCGCCGCGCGAGGGCGTGCTCGGCGTAGTTGAGCTCTGCGCCGGTGAACCACTTCGCGCCCGGCATGCTCCGGTCGGCGAGCACACGATCGTAGGGCTTGCGCGCCCTGACCCCGAAGTAGTCCCAGATGCTCGCCCAGAACGCCTCCAGGTCATCCACTGACCAGCGCCAGAGCTCGTCGTACGAGCCAAAGTCCAGCCCGCGCGACTCCCGTAGCCACGCCATATAGCGGGTGATGTTGGCCTGCGCCTTCCGCTCTTCAGAGGGCGACCACAGCAGGTCGCCCTCTCGGATTTGGTTCATGTACCCGCTCCGCTGCCGCCCGCCCACGGATCGATCACGTCCACCCCAGTCCCCTCGAAATCCCGCACATTCCGCGTCGCCACTGCCATGCCATGAGCCTTCGCGATTGCCGCAATCATGCAGTCCTCTACAAAATAGGAACTACCAGATCGGCGCCGAGCCTCGAATATCTCTCCAAACAGTTCTGCAGCTTGAACGTCGAATGGGAGAATACGGCCGGCAAACCCAACGAGAAAGAGGTGATTCGCCGCTTCTTCCCTATGGCGCTTGCGGCGTCCATCAGCCATACGGGCAAGGCCCTTCCTGACCTCCGCGAAGCACACCGCTGTGGTGAATTGTTCCTCTCTGGGAATGCCATCCATCCACGTGAGGACGGCCTGGTTAGGCCCCTCCTTCAAGTATTCTGACAAGACATTGGTGTCAATGACAGGCACGTCTTGCCTCAGTCGAATCGCGGTGGTTCGCGGCTGGGCATGGAGCCCCGTGGTTCGATGGGCAGTTCCATCCCACGATAGGGGGCAAGTAGCTCATACAGGTAGGTGCCAAACCCCTTCTCCTCGGCCTCCGCACCTTCCTCTGTGCCACCGTTGAGAACCTCTCCCAGAATGTTTCGCGCTTCCTGCTCCATCGAACACCCGTGTACCGCTGCCCGAACACGCAGTTTGCGCTTAAGGTCATCGTCGAGCTTGCGGATTGTGATGCTTGCCATTCATACACCTTCCGAATATT belongs to Chloroflexota bacterium and includes:
- a CDS encoding LLM class flavin-dependent oxidoreductase; the encoded protein is MADTVNIGLRIPSIHPCDTDALRSYVLEAEALGFHSIWVGDHVFYRVDILDPLTMLTWVAAQTTRVRLGTAVMLTAYRNPVLLAKAASSLDHLSGGRLTLGVSIGGSEAEFNSLGVPMNKRVTHLRENVAIMRRLWAEEDVEYEGNFHRIEGGTMTPRPAQKPGVPIWFGGASEAMHRRLAGIADGWVGPGGMPADTFVDGVKRVRDFAAEQGRDPDTLGFGKLINVSIDPSRERALELARAHWNTYYGPNFSVERSAICGEPEEVDVALREFGEAEASEVTLAIEISNLDLGQLHLLAETMGVTPA
- a CDS encoding DinB family protein, whose translation is MHKEALFRRLNAGWQELQDAISGLPDEAVVEPGAVGVWSVRDIIAHITTWEEEALKALPVIVVGGRLPRYASQGGIDAFNARQQAAKSQFSLERLRLEMEATHQRLLALLDRVPESAYASEGRFLKRLRLDAYGHWRLHAEDVRRWRESQGL
- a CDS encoding acetoacetate--CoA ligase; this translates as MNQIREGDLLWSPSEERKAQANITRYMAWLRESRGLDFGSYDELWRWSVDDLEAFWASIWDYFGVRARKPYDRVLADRSMPGAKWFTGAELNYAEHALARRDEHVALLWRNEDGPGGEMTYDELYRQVASVAAGLRRLGVGRGDRVAAYLPNVPEAVIAFLATASIGAVWSSCSPDFGERSVVDRFQQIEPTVLITVDGYRYGGREFDRTAVSEDVRRSLPGLRAMVVVENIGGRALPGGAMRWEELLGEDAELTFEPVPFDHPLWVLYSSGTTGLPKAIVQSHGGILVEHFKTLAFHFDLTEDDRFFWFSTTGWMMWNVLVGGLLVGATCVLYDGSPGHPDMNALWRLAQDTGITYFGTSAPFLAACAKAAVEPGCDFDLSALRGIGSTASPLPPESFGWVYEHVKRDVVLGSASGGTDICTAQAGPCPILPVHAGELQCRELGVALESFDEAGQPGVERVGELVVTAPMPSMPIFLWGDADGSKHHESYFGMYPGIWRHGDWVKVTERGSCVIYGRSDSTLNRGGVRMGTSEFYSVVEEFPEVADSLVVDTSALGAEGQLLLFLVMREGVTLDEALTARVKERIRSALSPRHVPNDVYAAPAVPRTLNGKKIEVPVKRILQGASAEEVAAAASMANPEALTYFVGLANRLGRGPQAVGWRVGNDA
- a CDS encoding type II toxin-antitoxin system VapC family toxin yields the protein MPVIDTNVLSEYLKEGPNQAVLTWMDGIPREEQFTTAVCFAEVRKGLARMADGRRKRHREEAANHLFLVGFAGRILPFDVQAAELFGEIFEARRRSGSSYFVEDCMIAAIAKAHGMAVATRNVRDFEGTGVDVIDPWAGGSGAGT
- a CDS encoding plasmid stabilization protein; translated protein: MASITIRKLDDDLKRKLRVRAAVHGCSMEQEARNILGEVLNGGTEEGAEAEEKGFGTYLYELLAPYRGMELPIEPRGSMPSREPPRFD